The Microlunatus antarcticus genome window below encodes:
- a CDS encoding CsbD family protein, which produces MSIGDKAKDAVQKAAGKAEETVGKHTDDAELTAQGHKDQAMGEARMETEKAKDAVKD; this is translated from the coding sequence ATGTCGATCGGAGACAAGGCCAAGGACGCCGTCCAGAAGGCCGCGGGCAAGGCCGAGGAGACCGTCGGGAAGCACACCGACGACGCCGAGCTCACCGCCCAGGGCCACAAGGACCAGGCCATGGGCGAGGCGCGCATGGAGACCGAGAAGGCCAAGGACGCCGTCAAGGACTGA
- a CDS encoding NUDIX domain-containing protein has product MWSTLASRDVYENAWIRVREDQVRRPDGTEGVYGVVEVRNPAVFVVAVTAAAEILLVTVDHYTTGGPSVEVPAGGSDGEDLLLAAQRELREETGYAAARWQALGEVQSLNGVAAARGRVFLARELALVGGAELETEGIAAVEVVPLAEVVAMVGRGEITDNESLGALLMALVALGRVG; this is encoded by the coding sequence GTGTGGTCCACCCTCGCGAGCCGTGACGTGTACGAGAACGCCTGGATCCGGGTCCGGGAGGACCAGGTGCGCCGGCCCGACGGGACGGAGGGCGTGTACGGCGTGGTCGAGGTCCGTAACCCGGCCGTCTTCGTCGTGGCGGTGACCGCCGCCGCCGAGATCCTGCTCGTGACGGTCGACCACTACACGACGGGGGGACCGAGCGTCGAGGTCCCGGCCGGCGGCAGCGACGGCGAGGACCTGCTGCTCGCGGCGCAGCGCGAGCTCCGGGAGGAGACGGGCTACGCGGCCGCGCGCTGGCAGGCGCTGGGCGAGGTGCAGTCGCTGAACGGGGTGGCCGCGGCGCGTGGGCGCGTGTTCCTGGCCCGGGAGCTCGCGCTCGTCGGCGGGGCCGAGCTCGAGACCGAGGGCATCGCCGCCGTCGAGGTCGTTCCGCTCGCCGAGGTCGTGGCCATGGTCGGGCGCGGGGAGATCACCGACAACGAGTCGCTCGGGGCGCTGCTGATGGCCTTGGTCGCGCTCGGCCGCGTCGGCTAG
- the sufU gene encoding Fe-S cluster assembly sulfur transfer protein SufU — MNVEDLYQEIILDHYRAKHHSGLRDPYEAEVHHVNPSCGDEVTLRLHLEGDTVADVSYEGLGCSISQASTSVMSDLVIGRPVTDGLDLHAEFLALMQGRGTIEPDEDRLEDGIAFAGVAKFPARVKCALLGWSAFKDAAARALSEQELTEHQQHQTEGAS; from the coding sequence ATGAACGTCGAGGACCTCTACCAGGAGATCATCCTGGACCACTACCGGGCGAAGCACCACAGCGGTCTTCGGGACCCGTACGAGGCCGAGGTGCACCACGTGAACCCGTCCTGCGGCGACGAGGTGACCCTTCGCCTGCACCTGGAGGGCGACACCGTCGCGGACGTCTCGTACGAGGGCCTGGGCTGCTCGATCTCCCAGGCCTCGACCTCGGTGATGAGCGACCTCGTCATCGGTCGGCCCGTCACGGACGGGCTCGACCTGCACGCCGAGTTCCTGGCCCTCATGCAGGGGCGGGGGACGATCGAGCCCGACGAGGACCGCCTCGAGGACGGGATCGCCTTCGCGGGCGTGGCGAAGTTCCCGGCGCGGGTGAAGTGCGCGCTGCTGGGCTGGTCGGCGTTCAAGGACGCGGCCGCCCGGGCCCTGAGCGAGCAAGAGCTGACCGAGCACCAGCAGCACCAGACCGAAGGAGCGTCATGA
- the pdxS gene encoding pyridoxal 5'-phosphate synthase lyase subunit PdxS has product MQDNGTGTGTNRVKRGMADMLKGGVIMDVVTAEQAKIAEDAGAVAVMALERVPADIRAQGGVARMSDPDMIESIIGAVSIPVMAKARIGHFVEAQVLQSLGVDYIDESEVLTPADYVHHIDKWAFAAPFVCGATNLGEALRRISEGAAMIRSKGEAGTGDVSNATTHMRTIRGEMRRLSSLSRDELYVAAKELQAPYDLVVEVAEAGKLPVVLFTAGGIATPADAAMMMQLGAEGVFVGSGIFKSGNPAQRAAAIVAATTFHDDPGMIAKVSRGLGEAMVGINVDDIPEPHRLAQRGW; this is encoded by the coding sequence ATGCAGGACAACGGCACGGGCACCGGGACCAACCGGGTCAAGCGCGGCATGGCGGACATGCTCAAGGGCGGCGTGATCATGGACGTCGTCACCGCCGAGCAGGCGAAGATCGCCGAGGACGCGGGGGCCGTGGCCGTCATGGCGCTCGAGCGCGTGCCCGCCGACATCCGCGCGCAGGGCGGCGTCGCCCGGATGAGCGACCCCGACATGATCGAGTCGATCATCGGCGCCGTGTCGATCCCCGTCATGGCCAAGGCCCGGATCGGCCACTTCGTCGAGGCGCAGGTCCTGCAGTCGCTCGGCGTGGACTACATCGACGAGTCCGAGGTGCTGACCCCGGCCGACTACGTCCACCACATCGACAAGTGGGCCTTCGCGGCCCCGTTCGTGTGCGGCGCGACCAACCTCGGCGAGGCGCTGCGGCGCATCAGCGAGGGCGCGGCCATGATCCGCTCCAAGGGCGAGGCCGGCACCGGCGACGTCTCGAACGCCACCACCCACATGCGCACCATCCGCGGCGAGATGCGGCGCCTGAGCAGCCTGTCCCGCGACGAGCTCTACGTCGCGGCCAAGGAGCTCCAGGCGCCGTACGACCTCGTGGTCGAGGTGGCCGAGGCCGGCAAGCTCCCCGTCGTGCTCTTCACCGCGGGCGGCATCGCCACCCCGGCCGACGCGGCCATGATGATGCAGCTCGGCGCCGAGGGCGTCTTCGTCGGCTCCGGCATCTTCAAGTCGGGCAACCCGGCGCAGCGCGCGGCGGCCATCGTCGCCGCGACCACGTTCCACGACGACCCGGGCATGATCGCCAAGGTCTCCCGCGGGCTCGGCGAGGCGATGGTCGGCATCAACGTCGACGACATCCCCGAGCCGCACCGGCTCGCCCAGCGCGGCTGGTGA
- a CDS encoding SufS family cysteine desulfurase has translation MPFDVDAIRADFPILERTAPGTDGPVPLVYLDSANTSQKPRCVVEAIEDHYLSHNANVARAMHLLGAEATEAFESSRAVLAEFVGATSSDEIVFTKNASEALNLCAHTLGASLRPGDEIVVSVMEHHSNIVPWQLVAERTGAVLRWFDVTEEGRLDVEGGLASGLINERTKIVSITHVSNVLGTINPVAQVAAAAHAYGATVVVDASQSVPQMPVDVHALGADLVAFTGHKMVGPTGIGVLWGRYDLLASLPPFLGGGEMIETVRMTGSTFAPPPHRFEAGTPPIAQAVGLAAAARYLTALGMEQVAAHEHLVTAYALDGLATVPGLRVLGPSKAVDRGGAISFTLQTTSGEQIHPHDVSQLLDARGIAVRGGHHCARPLHERFGVQSSTRASSYLYTKTSEIDVLVDALNRTVGFFSRPPRTRAPRPSRTTTEGGAR, from the coding sequence ATCCCCTTCGACGTCGACGCGATCCGCGCCGACTTCCCGATCCTGGAGCGCACCGCCCCGGGCACGGACGGGCCCGTCCCGCTGGTCTACCTCGACAGCGCGAACACCTCGCAGAAGCCGCGCTGCGTCGTCGAGGCGATCGAGGACCACTACCTCAGTCACAACGCCAACGTCGCCCGGGCCATGCACCTGCTCGGCGCCGAGGCGACGGAGGCGTTCGAGTCCTCCCGGGCCGTGCTGGCCGAGTTCGTCGGGGCCACGTCCAGCGACGAGATCGTCTTCACCAAGAACGCGTCGGAGGCGCTGAACCTCTGCGCCCACACGCTCGGGGCCTCGCTGCGCCCGGGCGACGAGATCGTCGTCTCCGTGATGGAGCACCACTCGAACATCGTCCCGTGGCAGCTCGTGGCCGAGCGGACCGGCGCTGTGCTGCGCTGGTTCGACGTCACCGAGGAGGGCCGGCTCGACGTCGAGGGCGGGCTCGCGTCCGGGCTGATCAACGAGCGCACCAAGATCGTCTCGATCACCCACGTCTCCAACGTCCTCGGCACGATCAACCCGGTGGCGCAGGTCGCCGCGGCGGCCCACGCGTACGGGGCGACGGTCGTCGTCGACGCGTCCCAGTCCGTGCCGCAGATGCCGGTCGACGTGCACGCGCTGGGGGCCGACCTGGTCGCCTTCACCGGGCACAAGATGGTCGGTCCGACCGGCATCGGCGTGCTCTGGGGTCGCTACGACCTGCTCGCCTCGCTGCCCCCGTTCCTCGGTGGCGGCGAGATGATCGAGACCGTCCGGATGACCGGTTCGACCTTCGCCCCGCCGCCGCACCGCTTCGAGGCGGGGACGCCGCCGATCGCGCAGGCCGTCGGCCTGGCCGCGGCCGCGCGCTACCTCACCGCGCTCGGTATGGAGCAGGTCGCCGCGCACGAGCACCTGGTCACCGCGTACGCGTTGGACGGGCTGGCCACGGTGCCGGGGCTGCGCGTCCTCGGCCCGAGCAAGGCCGTGGACCGTGGGGGAGCGATCTCCTTCACCCTGCAGACCACGAGCGGCGAGCAGATCCACCCGCACGACGTCAGCCAGCTGCTGGACGCCCGGGGGATCGCCGTCCGCGGCGGGCACCACTGCGCCCGGCCGCTGCACGAGCGCTTCGGGGTGCAGTCCTCGACGCGCGCGTCGAGCTACCTCTACACCAAGACCTCGGAGATCGACGTGCTCGTCGACGCGCTGAACCGCACGGTCGGCTTCTTCAGCCGGCCCCCGCGCACCCGGGCTCCGCGTCCGAGCCGGACGACCACGGAAGGCGGCGCGCGATGA
- a CDS encoding GNAT family N-acetyltransferase yields MTLRPQRPSDLPLLVGGDTPFDDFGPLATGSHPAPSRMDDAGALTVVDEAGQVAGDVSWHWRGWGPNAGSRCPMIGIWLRPEHRGRGLGRLAQRCVVELFFTHTRANRVEAHTDVENVAEQRALEAAGFTREGLTRGAQWRDGAFHDGYLYAVLRADLAPRSP; encoded by the coding sequence GTGACCCTGCGCCCGCAGCGGCCGTCCGACCTCCCGCTGCTGGTGGGCGGGGACACGCCGTTCGACGACTTCGGCCCGCTCGCCACCGGGTCGCACCCGGCCCCGTCCCGGATGGACGACGCCGGGGCGCTGACCGTCGTCGACGAGGCGGGTCAGGTCGCGGGCGACGTCAGCTGGCACTGGCGCGGCTGGGGCCCCAACGCCGGGTCACGCTGCCCGATGATCGGCATCTGGCTGCGGCCCGAGCACCGGGGCCGTGGCCTCGGGCGTCTGGCCCAGCGCTGCGTGGTCGAGCTGTTCTTCACCCACACGCGCGCCAACCGGGTCGAGGCCCACACCGACGTCGAGAACGTGGCCGAGCAGCGCGCGCTCGAGGCCGCCGGCTTCACCCGCGAGGGGCTGACCCGCGGCGCGCAGTGGCGCGACGGGGCGTTCCACGACGGCTACCTCTACGCCGTCCTGCGCGCCGACCTCGCCCCCCGGTCCCCGTAG
- a CDS encoding pyridoxal phosphate-dependent aminotransferase, with product MTGSRTAAAIAPSGIRAIADLAWRTPGTIQLQLGEPSAPTPPHVVEAMAAALRDGATRYGPTPGLPAFREAAAAKVERVNGVTTSPDDVTVCAGGVEGLGATYRALLDAGDEVLVPDPGWPNLRTLAVVCDAVPVGYPLLGPDGAGVDPDTLERLRTPRTRVLVLNSPSNPTGSGLDAAVLERLLGWAARHGLWVVSDECYDEMWLDAPQPCVAAVAQRMRAAGEPTPEVVSVFSLSKTHAMTGFRLGYVVSPPSLTPLVRRVQETTLSCVSTPTQWAGAAALAGTQDHVEAMRVDYRDRRDRCLAVLAGSAALTLAAPPVGAFYLWLAHADPRPSTEVATGLVLEHGVALAPGDAFGPAGAGHLRVSLATATDPLVEGLTRVVAALG from the coding sequence GTGACCGGGTCCCGTACGGCGGCCGCCATCGCGCCGTCGGGGATCCGCGCGATCGCCGACCTGGCCTGGCGGACCCCGGGGACGATTCAGCTGCAGCTGGGCGAGCCGTCCGCGCCGACGCCGCCGCACGTCGTCGAGGCGATGGCCGCGGCGCTGCGCGACGGGGCCACCCGCTACGGGCCGACCCCCGGGCTGCCGGCGTTCCGGGAGGCCGCCGCGGCGAAGGTCGAGCGGGTGAACGGGGTGACGACGTCGCCGGACGACGTCACCGTCTGCGCGGGCGGGGTCGAGGGGCTCGGCGCCACCTACCGCGCCCTCCTCGACGCCGGTGACGAGGTCCTCGTGCCCGACCCGGGCTGGCCCAACCTGCGGACGCTCGCGGTGGTCTGCGACGCCGTGCCTGTCGGCTACCCGCTGCTCGGCCCCGACGGAGCCGGGGTCGACCCGGACACCCTCGAGCGCCTCCGCACCCCCCGTACGCGGGTCCTCGTGCTCAACTCCCCGTCCAACCCCACCGGCTCCGGCCTCGACGCCGCCGTCCTCGAGCGGCTGCTGGGCTGGGCCGCACGTCACGGTCTGTGGGTGGTCTCCGACGAGTGCTACGACGAGATGTGGCTGGACGCGCCGCAGCCGTGCGTCGCCGCCGTGGCCCAGCGGATGCGCGCGGCCGGGGAGCCGACCCCCGAGGTGGTCAGCGTCTTCTCCCTGTCGAAGACCCACGCGATGACCGGCTTCCGGCTGGGCTACGTGGTGTCACCGCCCAGCCTGACCCCGCTGGTCCGCCGGGTGCAGGAGACGACGCTGTCCTGCGTGAGCACGCCGACCCAGTGGGCCGGTGCCGCCGCCCTCGCCGGGACGCAGGACCACGTCGAGGCCATGCGGGTCGACTACCGCGACCGCCGGGACCGCTGCCTGGCGGTGCTGGCCGGCTCGGCCGCGCTCACGCTCGCCGCTCCCCCGGTCGGCGCCTTCTACCTCTGGCTCGCGCACGCCGACCCGCGTCCCAGCACCGAGGTCGCGACCGGGCTGGTGCTCGAGCACGGCGTCGCGCTCGCCCCCGGCGACGCCTTCGGCCCGGCCGGTGCGGGGCACCTGCGGGTCTCGTTGGCGACGGCGACCGACCCCCTGGTCGAGGGGCTCACGCGGGTGGTCGCGGCGCTGGGGTGA
- a CDS encoding SDR family oxidoreductase: MKALEGRHVLVTGANGGLGEQFVAQALERGAAKVYAAARTPRTWSDPRVEPLDLDLNDPEAPARAAAVATDVDLLINNAAIAPAGDSISGPEDELRRIFETNFFGTLRVSNAFAPVLAANGGGTLINILSAAAWVSMPTGYAASKAAMWSATNALRLQLRGQGTHVVGLLVGMIDTPMTAGWDVPKVTPESVVAQAYDAVGDGTLEVLADEVTRDLKSRLNTRGEELYPWLDEQVAALSS, translated from the coding sequence ATGAAGGCACTCGAAGGTCGCCACGTCCTCGTGACCGGAGCCAACGGCGGGCTCGGCGAGCAGTTCGTCGCCCAGGCCCTGGAGCGGGGTGCGGCGAAGGTCTACGCCGCCGCCCGTACGCCGCGCACCTGGAGCGACCCGCGGGTCGAGCCCCTGGACCTCGACCTGAACGACCCCGAGGCCCCGGCCCGGGCGGCCGCCGTCGCGACCGACGTCGACCTGCTGATCAACAACGCGGCCATCGCCCCCGCGGGGGACTCGATCTCCGGTCCGGAGGACGAGCTGCGCCGGATCTTCGAGACCAACTTCTTCGGCACGTTGCGCGTCAGCAACGCGTTCGCCCCGGTGCTCGCGGCCAACGGCGGCGGTACCCTGATCAACATCCTCTCCGCCGCCGCCTGGGTCAGCATGCCCACCGGCTACGCCGCCTCGAAGGCCGCGATGTGGTCGGCCACCAACGCGCTGCGGCTCCAGCTGCGCGGGCAGGGGACCCACGTGGTCGGGCTGCTCGTCGGCATGATCGACACCCCGATGACGGCGGGCTGGGACGTCCCCAAGGTGACCCCGGAGAGCGTCGTCGCGCAGGCGTACGACGCGGTCGGCGACGGCACGCTCGAGGTCCTGGCCGACGAGGTCACCCGCGACCTCAAGTCCCGCCTCAACACCCGGGGCGAGGAGCTCTACCCCTGGCTGGACGAGCAGGTCGCCGCGCTCTCGTCCTGA
- a CDS encoding TetR/AcrR family transcriptional regulator produces MAARTTEAVRPLRADARRNRDAILRAAREAFEDEGVFTSLDGVAARAGVGNATLYRNFPTRDDLLSAVIETSTAEVLAEADELARTTAPREALSEWLVRLAWLLRTWHDLPSCLAGPRDDDTATVQTTCNPLLARTATFLDAAQASGDVGPDVEAEPVFELVLALAWATDRFHHDEATARGRVAVATAGLFTPGAS; encoded by the coding sequence GTGGCAGCTCGGACGACCGAGGCGGTCCGCCCCCTCCGGGCCGACGCCCGACGCAACCGGGACGCGATCCTCCGCGCGGCGCGGGAGGCGTTCGAGGACGAGGGCGTCTTCACGTCGCTCGACGGCGTGGCCGCCCGCGCCGGGGTCGGCAACGCCACGCTCTACCGCAACTTCCCCACGCGCGACGACCTCCTCTCGGCCGTCATCGAGACCAGCACCGCGGAGGTCCTCGCCGAGGCCGACGAGCTCGCGCGGACGACGGCGCCGCGCGAGGCCCTGAGCGAGTGGCTCGTGCGCCTGGCCTGGCTGCTGCGGACCTGGCACGACCTGCCGTCCTGCCTGGCCGGCCCCCGTGACGACGACACGGCGACGGTGCAGACGACCTGCAACCCGCTGCTGGCCAGGACGGCGACGTTCCTGGACGCCGCGCAGGCGTCCGGGGACGTGGGACCGGACGTCGAGGCCGAGCCGGTGTTCGAGCTGGTCCTCGCGCTGGCCTGGGCCACCGACCGCTTCCACCACGACGAGGCGACGGCGCGCGGCCGGGTGGCGGTCGCCACCGCGGGCCTCTTCACCCCGGGCGCGTCCTAG
- a CDS encoding metal-sulfur cluster assembly factor, with translation MTSELTTETQGMRPSELVQDDLPDVNGAGDYSPAARATVADIEEALKDVVDPELGINVVDLGLIYGLNLEDDGSLTIDMTLTSAACPLTDVIEDQTDTALEGLVERFVINWVWMPPWGMEKITADGREQLRALGFNV, from the coding sequence ATGACGAGCGAGCTGACCACCGAGACCCAGGGCATGCGCCCGTCCGAGCTGGTCCAGGACGACCTGCCCGACGTGAACGGTGCCGGTGACTACTCCCCGGCCGCCCGGGCGACGGTCGCCGACATCGAGGAGGCGCTGAAGGACGTCGTCGACCCCGAGCTCGGGATCAACGTCGTCGACCTCGGCCTCATCTACGGCCTCAACCTCGAGGACGACGGGTCGCTGACCATCGACATGACGCTGACGTCCGCGGCCTGCCCGCTGACCGACGTGATCGAGGACCAGACCGACACCGCGCTCGAGGGCCTCGTCGAGCGCTTCGTCATCAACTGGGTCTGGATGCCGCCGTGGGGCATGGAGAAGATCACCGCCGACGGCCGTGAGCAGCTCCGGGCCCTCGGCTTCAACGTCTGA
- a CDS encoding chorismate-binding protein, with protein MLRFDFRPGDARAGGGRLRFGEPLRTVVARTPNDVVGALTEVDAACAAGLWAAGFVAYDAAPAFDPAFVVPGPDSGPADLPLVWFGLYAAPLVDDEADPPGPASVPGPWVPSTDRAAYDDAFAVVQRAIRAGDSYQTNLTLPLTAGWDDGAADPARYERLLEAQGPAFGAYLDLGRHHVLSVSPELFFARRGTTVTTRPMKGTARRGRSSAEDAQRLAGLLASEKDRAENVMITDLLRNDLGRLARTGGVDVPTLCVPERYPTVWQLTSTVTAEVGPQVGLAELFGALFPCGSITGAPKIASMALIAELETSARGLYCGAVGVVAPGGDATFSVAIRTVVADLERATATYGVGSGVTVGSTAAGEHDELLAKAAVLTAPAPRAFDLLETFRLEDGRWWAEEAHLDRLAASADYFGRADPVPSAQAALEAVVAAHPEGRWRVRLAVARDGAAATTVEPLPGASDEPLTLVLATEPVDPDEVFLAHKTTWRGPYAPHRARAVALRVDDVLLWNARGEVTETTIGSVALHDADGWWTPPVSCGLLPGVERGLALAAGRVQERLLTVADLRTSLAGGAELWFLNSVRGWRRAELVG; from the coding sequence GTGCTGCGCTTCGACTTCCGACCGGGTGACGCCCGGGCCGGCGGCGGGCGGTTGCGCTTCGGCGAGCCGCTGCGGACGGTCGTCGCCCGGACACCGAACGACGTCGTCGGGGCGCTGACCGAGGTCGACGCCGCCTGCGCGGCCGGGCTGTGGGCCGCCGGCTTCGTCGCGTACGACGCCGCCCCGGCCTTCGACCCCGCCTTCGTGGTCCCCGGTCCGGATTCCGGCCCGGCCGACCTGCCGCTCGTCTGGTTCGGCCTGTACGCCGCGCCGCTGGTGGACGACGAGGCCGACCCGCCGGGGCCGGCGTCCGTCCCCGGACCCTGGGTGCCCTCGACGGACCGGGCCGCGTACGACGACGCCTTCGCCGTGGTGCAGCGCGCCATCCGCGCCGGGGACAGCTACCAGACCAACCTCACGCTGCCCCTGACGGCCGGCTGGGACGACGGCGCCGCCGACCCGGCCCGGTACGAGCGCCTGCTCGAGGCCCAGGGCCCGGCGTTCGGGGCGTACCTCGACCTCGGTCGCCACCACGTGCTGTCCGTGTCGCCGGAGCTGTTCTTCGCCCGGCGCGGGACCACGGTGACGACCCGGCCGATGAAGGGCACCGCCCGCCGCGGCCGCTCGAGCGCGGAGGACGCGCAGCGGCTCGCGGGTCTCCTGGCCAGCGAGAAGGACCGCGCCGAGAACGTCATGATCACCGACCTGCTGCGCAACGATCTCGGTCGACTCGCACGGACGGGCGGCGTCGACGTCCCTACCCTCTGCGTGCCCGAGCGCTACCCGACGGTCTGGCAGCTCACCTCGACGGTGACGGCCGAGGTCGGCCCGCAGGTCGGGCTCGCGGAGCTGTTCGGCGCCCTCTTCCCGTGCGGCTCGATCACCGGCGCGCCCAAGATCGCGTCCATGGCCCTGATCGCCGAGCTCGAGACCTCCGCCCGCGGGCTCTACTGCGGTGCCGTGGGTGTCGTCGCGCCGGGCGGGGACGCCACGTTCAGCGTGGCCATCCGGACCGTGGTGGCCGACCTCGAGCGGGCCACGGCGACGTACGGGGTCGGGAGCGGGGTCACCGTGGGCTCGACCGCGGCCGGCGAGCACGACGAGCTCCTGGCCAAGGCCGCCGTGCTGACCGCCCCGGCGCCGCGGGCGTTCGACCTGCTGGAGACGTTCCGGCTGGAGGACGGGCGCTGGTGGGCGGAGGAGGCGCACCTGGACCGGCTGGCCGCGTCGGCGGACTACTTCGGCCGGGCCGACCCCGTGCCGAGCGCCCAAGCCGCACTCGAAGCCGTCGTCGCCGCGCACCCGGAGGGCCGGTGGCGGGTGCGCCTCGCGGTCGCTCGCGACGGGGCGGCCGCGACGACGGTCGAGCCGCTGCCCGGGGCGTCCGACGAGCCGTTGACCCTCGTGCTCGCGACCGAGCCCGTCGACCCCGACGAGGTCTTCCTCGCCCACAAGACGACGTGGCGCGGGCCGTACGCGCCCCACCGCGCCCGGGCCGTGGCGCTGCGCGTCGACGACGTCCTGCTGTGGAACGCGCGCGGCGAGGTCACCGAGACCACGATCGGCAGCGTCGCGCTGCACGACGCCGACGGCTGGTGGACCCCACCGGTCTCCTGCGGGCTGCTGCCGGGCGTCGAGCGCGGGCTGGCCCTGGCGGCGGGCCGGGTGCAGGAGCGCCTGCTGACCGTCGCCGACCTGCGGACGAGCCTGGCGGGCGGGGCGGAGCTGTGGTTCCTCAACAGCGTGCGCGGCTGGCGCCGGGCCGAGCTGGTCGGCTGA
- the pdxT gene encoding pyridoxal 5'-phosphate synthase glutaminase subunit PdxT → MVTPLVGVLALQGDVVDHCRALEAVGARSRTVRRPEELTGLDGIVLPGGESTTIDKLSRRFGLRDPLVDALAAGLPAYGSCAGMIMLADELLDGLGDQQTFGGLDVTVRRNAFGRQVDSFETDLDVVGIEGPLHAVFIRAPWVERVGAGVEVLASAAGHPVAVRQGRLLATSFHPEATADTRVHALFVAGL, encoded by the coding sequence CTGGTGACCCCTCTCGTCGGCGTCCTCGCCCTGCAGGGCGACGTCGTCGACCACTGCCGGGCGCTCGAGGCCGTCGGTGCCCGGTCCCGGACGGTCCGCCGCCCCGAGGAGCTGACCGGGCTCGACGGCATCGTGCTGCCCGGCGGGGAGTCGACGACGATCGACAAGCTGTCGCGCCGCTTCGGCCTGCGCGACCCGCTGGTCGACGCGCTCGCGGCCGGCCTGCCGGCGTACGGGTCCTGCGCCGGGATGATCATGCTCGCCGACGAGCTGCTGGACGGGCTGGGCGATCAGCAGACCTTCGGCGGGCTCGACGTGACCGTCCGCCGTAACGCGTTCGGCCGGCAGGTCGACTCCTTCGAGACCGACCTCGACGTCGTCGGGATCGAGGGCCCGCTGCACGCCGTCTTCATCCGCGCCCCGTGGGTCGAGCGCGTCGGCGCCGGCGTCGAGGTGCTGGCGAGCGCGGCGGGGCACCCGGTGGCCGTGCGGCAGGGGCGCCTGCTGGCCACCTCGTTCCACCCGGAGGCCACGGCCGACACCCGCGTCCACGCGCTCTTCGTCGCCGGCCTCTGA